In the genome of Daucus carota subsp. sativus chromosome 9, DH1 v3.0, whole genome shotgun sequence, the window CAAGAGCCGTGTGAAGACAGAATATTATACAAAATACGAAACTGATGCGGAAAGGTTGCAAAACAGGCCAAATTGGATTCCACTAGAAAAATTCAAAGTTCTGATGGAATATTGGGGTGATAAAAAAGTGACAAAAACGGCGAGGACAAATGCAGAAAATCGAAAAAAAGTCACTGACGTGCACAATGCGGGTCGTACAAGTTTCGCACAGATTGGTAAAGATATGGTATGCTAATTGACAACCtaaagaattaaatatttttaattagattttGCAAAAAGTAATTACTTGCGTAATTTTTTTCTGCCACACTATCTTTTTATgctagaaaaataaaaagaagatgCCTGAGACCCCTAGAAAAGGACATATCTACCCCAAAACTCGCAAGAATCCTACTGATCAGGtatcatattaatttatattaaattgtatGTCGCAAATATGTCAATACCATGAATTATCAAATTTTGCTTTACATTCTGCCTATTTGGATCATTGGTAGGTTGATGGTGATGCTGAAAAAAATGTTGAGAGTGAACCGGAAGAAGTTGAACTGGACTTTCAAGGTCATGGACCAAACTGGTTGCTTGGGAGGACTGGACTAACGAGAAAAACCAGGAAAGCTGCCATGGAAAAGGCGAAGACAAAATCTGCAGAAGTACTATCAAAGTTAGCTGCTCAAATGGAGGACAAAATGAACAAGAAGCTGGAGAAGATATTGGGAAAATTGGCTGAGCAGAATCCATCGCTGAATATCAATGTGAAGGAGTTGTTGGCTGTTGCTTGTGTTGAGGGCGAAGGCGAGACTGCCACAGATGGAGAGGAAGGAGTAGAGCAAGGAGTAGAGCAAGGAGTAGAGGAAGAAGCTGATGCGTGACTTTGGATGTGAAGATGATTAAACTAACTAAGAATATTTTGGTCTATGCGTGTAATTAACTTAAGAACGCACATGTGCAAAATTTAGCCTTTTGCTTGAACGTACTTTTGTGTTTCTCTGTTAGACTTGGTAATGTGCTCATGTTGGAACAGCAGTAATAGATAGGACTATTGTACTGCTTGTTGGCCTTTTGGATTGGCAATGTTGGATTGTGTTTTGATATACCAATTAAATTTGGTGGTTGTTAATGAAATGTAAAGGTCATGCCAAATTTTTTTGGTAAATTTGTGTTACAGTAGAAGGGTAAATAGTTgctataaaattcaaattggttgctatataattcaaattggTCAAAAAAGGGTAGTTACTGCAACCAATATAACAAAAACTCATTTTAAAACAGAGTTGCCATAGATATCCTAAGTACTGCAATGCTATTTATATGCGTTGctgtattattaaaaatgttgcCATTAGCAGGTTTTGCAACTACAAAACTGTGTTGCAATATGGCCCCAAATTAGTTGCCATAAGGCCCTATGGCAACCAGACCAAACATAACGCCTAATTTTTGCATATTCGTTGCCATATACCCTATTGCAATGGATTTGTGCCATATAGCAATGAGTTTTTATAGTTGCAGTAAccaatctatggtgtagtgtcAATTTTTGTCTACcacataaacataaatataaacacATTAGTACTCAAAGTCTGTAACACCCTTTTAATAGAAAATTGCACATtcttaaaaagattaaaatgaTCATTACCTTGTATTTGCGTTTAGGGTCCCGTTTACGTGTTTTCTCATAAATCTCACCCTTTGGAGCTAGTTGTTCAGGTAGGATATTCTTCTCTATTTTCTGCAAAGATAATACAAGTAATACATTACAAAggaataaacataaatataaacacATTAGTACTCAAAGTCTGTAACACCCTTTTAATAGAAAATTGCACATtcttaaaaagattaaaatgaTCATTACCTTGTATTTGCGTTTAGGGTCCCGTTTACGTGTTTTCTCATAAATCTCACCCTTTGGAGCTAGTTGTTCAGGTAGGATATTCTTCTCTATTTTCTGCAAAGATAATACAAGTAATACATTACAAAGGAAAACAATAGTTGGCATTTCATAAACTCACAGAAATTAAAGAAACTTTTGAAACCAATACATACTATTTGCTCTCCAATTTGCGCAAAGCTTTTGCGACTAGCAGTATGAGTTTCCACAATTTTTTGACGATTTTCAGCATTTTCTCTAGATCGTCTCTGACCATTTAAGAATTGAGtgcaaattatattaatcaaattcagtatttaaagagcaaatcatatatattaaatggtTTATAATATTCAGTATAGTttaaattcattatttatagtgcaaattatatatattatatttagtatttaaaGTCCAACTTATCGAAAATATACCTGCACTTCCTCATCTCCCCAGTAATTAAGCAGCACCTTGAATTCTTCGACTGGAATGACATCAGGCCTATTTTTTAGTCTATCACCATCATTATCATATTTGTGATAATGATCCTTCTTAATTCTGGCCTTGTGGAGCCTCCACAAAGCACCAATATTGCGTAAAGTATATGTTCTTCCTTCTTCAGGAATGTCATATTTTGTCTACAATAATTTGTGTTTTAACATTAGTGATGTCTACATAGTATAAAATACGATGAAAGGAGAATATACAAAAAGAAGTCTATAAAGCAGTTTTCATATATACCTTAACAAAACTCCATAGCTCATCCTTCCGTTTTTCGGGAAATCTACGCCAATTAATGCAATCAAGGGGGACACTCTGTCTACTCAATGTCCCCAAAAAGTTTCTAAACTCAGACAAGACCTTGTCATCATCAGCAATGGCCTGAAGCTCACAATTTAACTTAATAATCTTTTTCTCATCTGGCCTCCTTGTGTACACATTATTCATCAATGTCGGTCCTCTACGCTTTTTTCTTTCAAGTGTCTCATCTTGAGATTCTGTTTGAACTGGCTGATCAGCACCATCATTgaccattttatttttttcttcttcttggaTCTTTTCATGTTTTCTCAACAATACATAATCCTCCATTGTACCAACACCTCGCTTGGAACTCTTTTTCACAGGCTGCTTTTTCGATGGGGGGGAGGTTGAAGTTCTTCACGCAAGGGAGGGGGAGGTGGAAAATTTTCAGGCAGGGGAGGGGGAGGTggaagatttcaagcaggggagggggagggggaagATTTTCAGGCAGGAGAGGGGGAGGTTGAAAGTTCTCAGCTGCTGGTGAAGATTGGGCAGTACTTTCCATCTAATCATccaaacaaatattaattagaagaaattaattaattcacattaattaaaataatgtgAATTGCAGTTTTTGTACCTGCGTAGAAGCAATGATGGTTGACCGTGTTCTTGGCCTGCGAATGTGATTAGTCACcaccttttgtttttttgtcttcatttgttttttttggCAGCTTCCTTTTCCTTGATCTCTTCATTATCTTGTTCATCGTCGGACACACTTTTGTTTTCAGGAACATACTCCACATCATATTCATGTTCACCATCATCTTTAACCTTTTCTTTTATGACCTTGAGATTAAAACCATCTGCTAGTTTTTTTAATCCAAGCACCTCCACcttctttttattttctaaaactttACCCATCCTCTTTTTTTCATATTCACATAACTGAAATAgtagtacatatataaaaattagataaCAATCCATAACATACTTGATATGACTAATAACACTATAGATAATTCAAAAACAATTAAGATGTATTCCACCTCTTCAGCAGTATATGTTGGTTGAAAAGTTGACTTTTCAGACCGTGGTTTTTTAGTACCTGCCCTCTGTTTTTTTAGCCCTTCAATTGTCACAAAATTGCGCTTAGCAAGTAAACCTGTTGATCAACAAGGGTATTAAATTTATGTTTCAAATCAGTGTCAAGTTACAACAAATAATGAGTGCTGAGTGAGTGAAGTGTATACCTTCAAAAAAGCTAGTCCTTGGTCTCACAATCACATGTGGCTGCATTTGTGCCATAGGTGTGATGGAATTGTCAACCACAacatcaatatataaatttatctcCTCTCCTTCGACAGCAGttgcaaaatcaatcaaatcccCATCATTAGCAATTAGTCTCCAACCACTTGGTGCTTTGTGCACATAAATTCCACCAATTTCGTTATATTTTAGATCATCCTTCACGTACTCCATCACAACACTGTATGAAAATTTGTCAGAATCAATATACTCTGGAATCTCGAGAACCATCCCACCTATGTATGTAGTTTTTGTGAACTGTCCCTTATGGTGTAGCCTGAGAATGTAATCTTTTTCCGccattttgaaaataaaaaaaaagacaaaactAGTTAACAACAAACGGTTGATATTGGAAAAATAATATGAACATCAATCCTGTAAACTTGAAGCGAGAATAactaattgcatacaaaattaCAACAAAGTGATTACATACTAAATGAAATTAATCAGGTCTTCAAGCAATGAAGATTTCAACAAAATCAAgtgcaaaaataataattaatcaggTCTTCAAGCAATGAAGATCTGAACAAAATCAAgtgcaacaataataattaatcagGTGTCAAGCATTGAAGATTTCAACAAAAACAAGTGCAACAATTATCTAGGAACCAAGTTCtctattttttagaaaatttcaGCATTATTCTCCTCTGGATCA includes:
- the LOC135149472 gene encoding uncharacterized protein LOC135149472; this translates as MAAYMALKKAQREQEAAQEAAQEAARVLGDAEEDVNTHDGTIKTTPDKPKRRRGPSRMNHVFTRKLEDRPVITLNSKLQPVAETREIRAELSSFVGTLARQCVPLDYVNWSAVPESHKNGWWEYVKTKYIIPDDGKDWLLRTMAELWRIHKSRVKTEYYTKYETDAERLQNRPNWIPLEKFKVLMEYWGDKKVTKTARTNAENRKKVTDVHNAGRTSFAQIGKDMKNKKKMPETPRKGHIYPKTRKNPTDQVDGDAEKNVESEPEEVELDFQGHGPNWLLGRTGLTRKTRKAAMEKAKTKSAEVLSKLAAQMEDKMNKKLEKILGKLAEQNPSLNINVKELLAVACVEGEGETATDGEEGVEQGVEQGVEEEADA